The following coding sequences lie in one Glycine soja cultivar W05 chromosome 16, ASM419377v2, whole genome shotgun sequence genomic window:
- the LOC114390034 gene encoding uncharacterized protein LOC114390034, with translation MGFVKRACLMKHWPCCQKWKTMVASEYTIICALFDKDENDKAEKMIARGLLLSKPTLICLYIQTSKHIYDTDFAGPFKPWEGIRKQWLNYVETATHSLEHPKQTLEIMIKWQPPSQGWFSINTDDKVQGQDGIVGCGGLIRDANGHVCGFAKTNKLVLDLHCGAYEGLCMAQNRGLTAVGLKMDAQTVSQSLERTQEGCSSRRVV, from the exons ATGGGTTTTGTAAAGCGGGCTTGTTTGATGAAGCATTGGCCCTGCTGTCAAAAATGGAAGACAATGGTTGCATCTGAATATACAATTATTTGTGCTCTATTTGATAAAGATGAGAATGATAAGGCGGAGAAAATGATTGCTAGAGGCTTACT ACTTTCCAAACCTACTCTCATTTGCTTGTATATACAAACATCTAAACACATTTATGATACTGACTTTGCTGGACCCTTTAAGCCATGGGAAGGCATTCGAAAGCAGTGGCTTAACTATGTAGAGACTGCCACGCATTCTCTTGAACACCCAAAACAAACTCTGGAGATCATGATCAAGTGGCAGCCACCTTCTCAAGGGTGGTTTAGCATAAACACTGATGACAAAGTCCAGGGTCAGGATGGTATAGTAGGCTGTGGAGGATTAATCAGAGACGCCAATGGACATGTTTGCGGCTTTGCAAAAACAAATAAGCTTGTGCTTGATCTTCATTGCGGAGCTTATGAAGGTCTTTGTATGGCACAAAATAGAGGCCTTACAGCCGTGGGACTCAAAATGGATGCCCAAACAGTGAGTCAGAGCTTGGAAAGAACACAGGAAGGATGTTCCTCTAGACGAGTTGTGTAG
- the LOC114390742 gene encoding pentatricopeptide repeat-containing protein At1g62930, chloroplastic-like: MSLSTLRLRSAPSLSVSLFRHSLLCYSQSACTRASAMLHSQSHYNNHNDHNDAVALFNRMLLMRPPPPTFQFNNILSSLVKMQRFPTAISLSKHLDFKGITSDLVTLNILINCFCHLGQITLSFSVLATILKRGYHPDVITLTTLIKGLCLRGEVKKALKFHDDVVALEFQLDRISYGTLINGLCKIGETKAAIQLMRNLEERSIKPDVVMYNIIIDSLCKNKLVGEACNLYSEMNAKQIYPNVVTYTTLIYGFCIMGCLIEAVALLNEMKLKNINPDVYTFSILIDALGKEGKMKAAKIVLAVMMKAYVKPDVVTYNSLVDGYFLVNEVKHAKYVFNSMAQSGVTPGVQSYTIMIDGLCKTKMVDEAISLFEEMKHKNVIPNTITFNSLIDGLCKSGRIAYVWDLVDKMRDRSQLADVITYSSLIDALCKNCHLDQAIALFKKMITQEIQPDMYTYTILIDGLCKGGRLKIAQEVFQHLLIKGYHLDIRTYTVMISGFCKAGLFDEALALLSKMEDNGCIPNAITFDIIICALFEKDENDKAEKLLREMIARGLL, translated from the coding sequence ATGTCTTTGTCAACACTGAGATTAAGGTCTGCTccctctctctctgtctctttgTTTCGGCATTCTCTTCTTTGTTATTCCCAAAGTGCATGTACAAGGGCAAGTGCAATGCTCCACTCTCAATCTCATTATAACAATCACAATGATCACAATGATGCTGTTGCCTTATTCAACCGCATGCTCCTTATGCGCCCTCCCCCACCCACCTTCCAATTTAACAACATTTTGAGTTCTCTTGTCAAGATGCAACGTTTCCCCACTGCCATTTCTCTTTCTAAACATTTGGATTTCAAAGGGATTACATCCGACCTTGTTACTCTGAACATCCTCATCAACTGTTTCTGCCATCTGGGTCAGATCACTCTTTCCTTTTCTGTATTGGCCACGATTCTCAAACGGGGTTATCACCCAGATGTAATAACCCTCACCACACTCATCAAAGGCCTCTGTCTTCGTGGGGAGGTTAAGAAAGCACTGAAATTTCACGATGATGTCGTTGCCCTAGAATTCCAGTTAGACCGAATTAGTTATGGGACATTAATCAATGGTTTGTGTAAAATAGGAGAAACAAAGGCTGCCATACAGTTGATGAGGAATCTGGAAGAACGCTCCATTAAGCCTGATGTGGTAATGtacaatataataattgatAGCTTATGCAAGAATAAACTTGTAGGGGAAGCTTGTAATTTGTACTCTGAAATGAATGCGAAACAAATTTATCCTAATGTTGTCACCTACACGACTCTGATCTATGGCTTTTGCATCATGGGTTGTTTGATAGAAGCGGTTGCtttgttaaatgaaatgaaattgaaaaacatcAACCCAGATGTCTATACCTTTAGCATATTGATTGATGCATTAGGTAAGGAAGGAAAGATGAAAGCAGCTAAAATAGTGTTGGCTGTAATGATGAAAGCATATGTAAAACCTGATGTTGTCACTTACAACAGTCTAGTGGATGGATACTTCTTGGTTAATGAAGTGAAACATGCAAAATATGTATTCAATTCTATGGCCCAAAGCGGAGTGACACCTGGTGTTCAGAGCTATACGATCATGATTGATGGGTTATGTAAGACAAAAATGGTAGATGAAGCTATTAGTCTCTTTGAAGAAATGAAACACAAAAATGTGATTCCTAatacaataacttttaattctcTTATTGATGGTCTGTGTAAATCAGGGAGAATAGCTTATGTTTGGGATCTCGTCGATAAGATGCGTGATAGAAGTCAACTTGCAGATGTAATCACTTACAGTTCCTTGATAGATGCTTTGTGCAAAAACTGTCATCTAGACCAAGCAATTGCATTATTCAAGAAAATGATTACGCAGGAAATTCAGCCCGACATGTACACATACACAATACTTATTGATGGATTATGCAAGGGTGGAAGACTTAAGATTGCGCAAGAGGTTTTTCAGCATCTGTTGATTAAAGGCTATCATCTAGATATACGGACATATACTGTCATGATCAGTGGGTTTTGTAAAGCAGGCTTGTTTGATGAAGCATTGGCCCTACTGTCAAAAATGGAAGACAATGGTTGCATCCCTAATGCTATAACTTTTGACATAATTATTTGTGCTCTATTTGAAAAAGATGAGAATGATAAGGCAGAAAAACTTCTTCGTGAAATGATTGCTAGAGGCTTATTGTAG
- the LOC114390743 gene encoding uncharacterized protein LOC114390743, protein MSCKINSLSSPIPCKFYTNKPKLRRTNTILFSFPSSEKQQKTISTSTSETPTTEAYTVSFKTEKGCKLGISRYPDFEYDAEGGMGTGVGAKVTENNNPANNDLPVSFDLETLYIPPLTSSTTKFLGFPLPPFLKIDIVPEAFHGSINQESGKVDLEFKAKFLFSAGSLYKAPPLMVKTVLTSEETKGTMRSGRGKRLDKEGKCRLVGVATIDPIDDFFMNSFLGLPTECLAELKAVISISSSS, encoded by the exons ATGAGTTGCAAAATAAACTCCTTAAGCTCACCAATTCCATGCAAATTTTACACCAACAAACCAAAGCTTAGAAGAACAAACACCATCTTATTTTCCTTTCCCTCAAGTGAAAAACAGCAAAAAACCATTTCCACCAGCACAAGTGAAACCCCAACAACTGAGGCTTACACTGTTAGCTTCAAGACAGAAAAGGGTTGCAAGCTTGGCATTTCAAGGTATCCTGACTTTGAATATGATGCAGAAGGGGGAATGGGAACTGGAGTTGGTGCAAAGGTCACAGAGAATAATAATCCAGCCAACAATGACCTTCCTGTTTCATTTGATCTTGAAACTTTGTATATTCCACCACTAACAAGTTCTACCACCAAGTTTCTTGGTTTTCCATTGCCACCATTTTTGAAGATTGATATAGTTCCAGAGGCATTCCATGGAAGCATTAACCAAGAATCTGGCAAG GTTGATCTTGAGTTCAAGGCCAAGTTCTTGTTTTCTGCCGGTAGTCTCTATAAGGCTCCCCCATTGATGGTGAAGACAGTGTTGACATCTGAAGAAACAAAGGGCACAATGAGGAGTGGAAGAGGCAAGAGATTGGATAAAGAGGGGAAGTGCAGACTGGTTGGTGTGGCAACAATTGACCCTATTGATGATTTCTTTATGAATTCCTTCCTTGGTCTCCCAACTGAGTGCCTTGCTGAGTTAAAGGCTGTAATCTCCATTTCTTCCTCATCTTAA
- the LOC114390581 gene encoding calcium-dependent protein kinase 26-like, whose protein sequence is MAVANSNSSNEPCASYNCYKVAGLTETILDISHISNLKDRYILGEQLGWGQFGVIRTCSDKLTGEVLACKSIAKDRLVTSDDLKSVKLEIEIMARLSGHPNVVDLKAVYEEEGFVHLVMELCAGGELFHRLEKHGWFSESDARVLFRHLMQVVLYCHENGVVHRDLKPENILLATRSSSSPIKLADFGLATYIKPGQSLHGLVGSPFYIAPEVLAGAYNQAADVWSAGVILYILLSGMPPFWGKTKSRIFEAVKAASLKFPSEPWDRISESAKDLIRGMLSTDPSRRLTAREVLDHYWMECNQTNPEQLSECKIRNCEEWNAGGSSFSASLMSRSQDISFGASSPTCDAQSPTFTCRSSFSSFLVEPVTPCLVSGGFSFKSAGDSPDLEFCSPVPSMLSFSFLSPSSVVEQKSCKLECSANMADVNAIAGETNLGKLLMLQDSPLCVGREVKETDRKPVEAKRASGMNGHKVLGIHSKRNRTIGLGECEQLDLMVTESVIRWSSCTQLPTSLRSSLVC, encoded by the exons ATGGCTGTTGCCAATAGCAACAGCAGCAATGAACCTTGTGCTTCATACAATTGTTACAAAGTAGCAGGCTTGACTGAGACCATATTGGACATAAGTCACATCTCTAATTTAAAGGATCGGTACATTCTCGGCGAGCAATTGGGTTGGGGACAGTTTGGTGTAATAAGGACATGTTCTGACAAGTTGACAGGAGAGGTTTTGGCCTGCAAATCAATTGCTAAAGATAGGTTGGTTACTTCGGATGATTTGAAGAGTGTCAAACTTGAGATAGAGATAATGGCTAGGCTATCCGGGCACCCCAATGTTGTGGATCTCAAGGCGGTTTATGAAGAGGAAGGTTTTGTTCACCTGGTGATGGAGCTTTGTGCTGGAGGGGAGCTGTTTCACAGATTAGAGAAGCATGGATGGTTTTCGGAATCTGATGCTAGGGTTCTCTTTAGGCACCTTATGCAGGTGGTTTTGTATTGTCATGAAAACGGGGTTGTTCACAGAGATTTGAAGCCTGAGAACATTCTCTTGGCAACAAGATCTTCCTCATCTCCTATTAAATTGGCAGATTTTGGGCTTGCAACCtacatcaagcctg GTCAGAGTTTGCATGGGTTAGTTGGGAGTCCATTCTACATAGCTCCAGAGGTACTAGCTGGTGCATATAACCAGGCTGCTGATGTGTGGAGTGCTGGTGTTATTCTTTACATTCTGTTGAGTGGGATGCCTCCATTTTGGGGAAAGACTAAATCGCGAATTTTTGAAGCCGTTAAAGCTGCCTCCCTGAAGTTTCCATCGGAACCTTGGGATCGCATTTCTGAATCGGCTAAGGATTTGATCAGGGGAATGCTCTCCACAGACCCATCTCGAAGGCTCACTGCCCGAGAGGTTTTAG ATCATTACTGGATGGAATGCAACCAAACAAATCCTGAACAGCTAAGTGAATGTAAAATCCGAAATTGTGAAGAATGGAATGCTGGTGGCAGCTCATTCTCTGCCTCTTTAATGTCCAGGAGTCAGGACATCAGTTTTGGTGCCAGCTCACCTACTTGTGACGCTCAATCACCTACATTCACTTGCAGATcatcattttcctcttttttggtGGAACCAGTCACTCCATGTCTAGTTTCTGGTGGGTTTTCATTCAAGAGTGCAGGCGATTCCCCTGATTTGGAATTTTGTTCTCCCGTTCCCTCAATGCTTAGCTTTTCATTCCTCAGCCCCAGTTCTGTTGTTGAGCAAAAGAGTTGTAAATTAGAGTGCTCAGCTAACATGGCAGATGTAAATGCAATTGCTGGAG AAACAAACTTGGGAAAATTGCTTATGCTACAAGATTCTCCTCTTTGCGTTGGACGTGAGGTTAAAGAAACGGATCGCAAGCCTGTAGAGGCCAAAAGGGCAAGCGGAATGAATGGACATAAGGTATTGGGAATCCACAGCAAGAGAAACAGGACAATTGGACTAGGTGAGTGTGAGCAACTTGACCTTATGGTGACTGAATCAGTCATTCGTTGGTCATCATGCACTCAACTACCTACATCTTTGAGATCATCTCTTGTCTGCTAA
- the LOC114391179 gene encoding zinc finger CCCH domain-containing protein 48-like isoform X2 — translation MDVDGGNKRVYNRLGGDAKHQKVCFHWQAGKCNRYPCPFLHSELPANSHHANGASSKRAYDNSGFSGPRRSPSFNNTWGRGGSRGGGGAGAGAGRGVVVKAEKVCNYWIQGNCSYGERCKFLHTWSVGDGFSLLTQLEGHQKAVSAIAFPSGSDKLYTGSTDETARIWDCQSGKCVGVINLGGEVGCMISEGPWVFVGIPNFVKAWNTQNLSELSLNGPVGQVYALVVNNDMLFAGTQDGSILAWKFNVATNCFEPAASLKGHSRGVVSLVVGANRLYSGSMDNTIRVWNLETLQCLQTLTEHTSVVMSVLCWDQFLLSCSLDKTVKGILTLCGMHDSQGKPILLCACNDNTVHLYDLPSFAERGKILTKKEVRAIQIGPNGIFFTGDGTGEVRVWNWIAEATTTTQ, via the exons ATGGACGTGGACGGTGGCAACAAGCGCGTGTACAACCGCCTCGGTGGGGACGCCAAGCACCAGAAAGTGTGCTTCCACTGGCAAGCGGGCAAGTGCAACCGCTACCCGTGCCCCTTCCTGCACAGCGAATTGCCCGCGAATTCTCACCACGCCAATGGCGCCTCCTCGAAGCGGGCATACGACAATTCGGGCTTCTCGGGCCCGCGCCGCAGCCCCAGTTTCAACAACACGTGGGGCCGTGGCGGGAGCCGTGGTGGCGGTGGTGCCGGTGCCGGTGCCGGTAGAGGGGTGGTGGTGAAGGCGGAGAAAGTCTGTAATTATTGGATTCAGGGGAATTGTAGTTATGGAGAGAGGTGCAAGTTCCTTCACACTTGGAGTGTGGGGGATGGGTTTTCTTTGCTGACCCAGCTTGAAGGGCATCAGAAG GCTGTGAGTGCAATTGCCTTTCCCTCTGGTTCAGATAAGCTGTATACCGGAAGCACTGATGAGACTGCAAGGATTTGGGACTGCCAATCTGGAAAG TGTGTAGGTGTGATCAATCTTGGTGGTGAAGTAGGTTGTATGATCAGTGAAGGCCCTTGGGTCTTTGTTGGGATACCCAATTTTGTCAAG GCCTGGAACACACAAAATTTATCAGAGCTAAGTCTTAATGGTCCTGTTGGACAAGTATATGCACTTGTTGTGAATAATGATATGCTCTTTGCTGGTACACag GACGGATCTATATTGGCATGGAAGTTTAATGTAGCTACCAACTGCTTTGAGCCGGCTGCATCACTTAAAGGTCATTCTCGGGGTGTTGTTTCATTAGTTGTTGGTGCCAATAGACTTTACTCTGGTTCAATGGACAATACAATAAGA GTATGGAACCTTGAAACCTTGCAGTGTTTACAGACACTAACAGAGCACACATCTGTTGTGATGTCTGTTCTCTGCTGGGACCAATTCCTTTTATCTTGTTCATTGGATAAAACAGTGAAG GGTATACTTACCCTATGTGGGATGCATGATTCACAAGGCAAACCCATTTTGCTGTGCGCTTGCAATGATAATACTGTGCACCTCTATGATCTGCCATC ATTTGCAGAGAGAGGCAAGATATTGACAAAAAAAGAGGTACGAGCAATTCAGATAGGGCCTAACGGCATATTCTTCACTGGTGACGGTACTGGTGAAGTAAGAGTGTGGAATTGGATAGCGGAGGCAACTACTACCACCCAATAA
- the LOC114391179 gene encoding zinc finger CCCH domain-containing protein 48-like isoform X1, with protein sequence MDVDGGNKRVYNRLGGDAKHQKVCFHWQAGKCNRYPCPFLHSELPANSHHANGASSKRAYDNSGFSGPRRSPSFNNTWGRGGSRGGGGAGAGAGRGVVVKAEKVCNYWIQGNCSYGERCKFLHTWSVGDGFSLLTQLEGHQKAVSAIAFPSGSDKLYTGSTDETARIWDCQSGKCVGVINLGGEVGCMISEGPWVFVGIPNFVKAWNTQNLSELSLNGPVGQVYALVVNNDMLFAGTQDGSILAWKFNVATNCFEPAASLKGHSRGVVSLVVGANRLYSGSMDNTIRVWNLETLQCLQTLTEHTSVVMSVLCWDQFLLSCSLDKTVKVWYATESGNLEVTYTHNEENGILTLCGMHDSQGKPILLCACNDNTVHLYDLPSFAERGKILTKKEVRAIQIGPNGIFFTGDGTGEVRVWNWIAEATTTTQ encoded by the exons ATGGACGTGGACGGTGGCAACAAGCGCGTGTACAACCGCCTCGGTGGGGACGCCAAGCACCAGAAAGTGTGCTTCCACTGGCAAGCGGGCAAGTGCAACCGCTACCCGTGCCCCTTCCTGCACAGCGAATTGCCCGCGAATTCTCACCACGCCAATGGCGCCTCCTCGAAGCGGGCATACGACAATTCGGGCTTCTCGGGCCCGCGCCGCAGCCCCAGTTTCAACAACACGTGGGGCCGTGGCGGGAGCCGTGGTGGCGGTGGTGCCGGTGCCGGTGCCGGTAGAGGGGTGGTGGTGAAGGCGGAGAAAGTCTGTAATTATTGGATTCAGGGGAATTGTAGTTATGGAGAGAGGTGCAAGTTCCTTCACACTTGGAGTGTGGGGGATGGGTTTTCTTTGCTGACCCAGCTTGAAGGGCATCAGAAG GCTGTGAGTGCAATTGCCTTTCCCTCTGGTTCAGATAAGCTGTATACCGGAAGCACTGATGAGACTGCAAGGATTTGGGACTGCCAATCTGGAAAG TGTGTAGGTGTGATCAATCTTGGTGGTGAAGTAGGTTGTATGATCAGTGAAGGCCCTTGGGTCTTTGTTGGGATACCCAATTTTGTCAAG GCCTGGAACACACAAAATTTATCAGAGCTAAGTCTTAATGGTCCTGTTGGACAAGTATATGCACTTGTTGTGAATAATGATATGCTCTTTGCTGGTACACag GACGGATCTATATTGGCATGGAAGTTTAATGTAGCTACCAACTGCTTTGAGCCGGCTGCATCACTTAAAGGTCATTCTCGGGGTGTTGTTTCATTAGTTGTTGGTGCCAATAGACTTTACTCTGGTTCAATGGACAATACAATAAGA GTATGGAACCTTGAAACCTTGCAGTGTTTACAGACACTAACAGAGCACACATCTGTTGTGATGTCTGTTCTCTGCTGGGACCAATTCCTTTTATCTTGTTCATTGGATAAAACAGTGAAG GTATGGTATGCTACTGAAAGCGGAAACTTGGAAGTGACATATACTCACAACGAAGAAAAT GGTATACTTACCCTATGTGGGATGCATGATTCACAAGGCAAACCCATTTTGCTGTGCGCTTGCAATGATAATACTGTGCACCTCTATGATCTGCCATC ATTTGCAGAGAGAGGCAAGATATTGACAAAAAAAGAGGTACGAGCAATTCAGATAGGGCCTAACGGCATATTCTTCACTGGTGACGGTACTGGTGAAGTAAGAGTGTGGAATTGGATAGCGGAGGCAACTACTACCACCCAATAA